Proteins encoded together in one Lathyrus oleraceus cultivar Zhongwan6 chromosome 5, CAAS_Psat_ZW6_1.0, whole genome shotgun sequence window:
- the LOC127083689 gene encoding uncharacterized protein LOC127083689 — MDFGRRSVKKYNLINPKIDELKKLVSSIADPIGFRDRYGALISLLTLRMEEGLLQTLVQFYDPVYHCFTFPDYQLMPTLEEYAQLLHIPVADTVPFSSSEKLPEHSSLAKVLYMKKSEFKNNFTTKGGLPGFTVKFLMGKVSYFSSQGYDIIVEHLFALLIYGLLLFPNIEGFVDSYAIRIFLSGNLVPTLLGDTYHSIHYRTLKGGGTIV, encoded by the coding sequence atggattttggacggagaagtgtgaaaaagtacaatctcatcaatccaaagatagatgaactaaagaaactagtttcttcgatcgcagatcctattggtttcagagacagatatggggcacttatatctttattgacacttaggatggaagaagggttattgcagacattagtacagttctatgatccagtctatcactgtttcacattcccagactatcaactcatgcctacattggaagagtatgcccaattgcttcacatcccagttgctgatacagtacctttctctagttcagaaaagttacccgagcacagttctcttgcaaaagtgttgtacatgaagaagtcagaattcaagaataacttcaccaccaaaggaggacttccaggtttcactgtcaagttcttaatggggaaggtttcttattttTCCAGTCAAGGTTAtgatattattgtggagcatctgttcgccttgttgatctacggtttgttactatttcctaatattgaaggttttgtggattcatatgctatacgcatcttcctaagtggtaatcttgttccaactttgctcggagacacctatcattccatccattaccgtactttgaaaggaggaggaaccatagtctga
- the LOC127080091 gene encoding uncharacterized protein LOC127080091 has protein sequence MVIKDCEIPGPNEGPGPGSRWKLAFDGSSNYSGHEYEACILGIEAAIDLRINILDVYGDLALVIYQAKGEWDTRDAKLIPYRAHVVKLIEYFNDITFHHIPRVENQVVDALVTLAAMYQVRFHNETPVIRIERRDEPAYYQLIEEETDVLTSHVMYEPVGQALKSNYKV, from the exons ATGGTGATAAAGGATTGTGAGATCCCAGGCCCAAATGAAGGACCAGGCCCAGGATCTCGATGGAAGCTCGCgtttgatggttcctccaattacagCGGTCATG agtatgaagcttgtatccttggTATTGAAGCcgcaattgatctccgaatcaatATCCTTGATGTGTATGGAGATTTAGCCTTGGTGATCTATCAGGCCAAAGGTGAATGGGATACCCGTGATGCGAAGTTAATCCCTTATCGTGCTCATGTTGTAAAACTGATTGAATACTTTAATGATATCACTTTCCATCACATCCCAAGAGTAGAAAATCAAGTGGTTGACGCTTTGGTAACCTTAGCAgcaatgtaccaagtcagattccataatgaaaCTCCAGTTATTCGAATAGAGCGAAGAGATGAGCCTGCCTACTATCAACTAattgaagaagaaactgatg TTTTGacaagtcat gtcatgtatgaacctgttggTCAAGCTCTCAAGTCCAATTATAAGGTGTag